A genomic region of Mus musculus strain C57BL/6J chromosome 7, GRCm38.p6 C57BL/6J contains the following coding sequences:
- the Olfr624 gene encoding olfactory receptor 624 has product MSNLSTSRFVLTGFPGLEVYYFFAIPFSTIYAMVFLGNCMILHVIRTESSLHQPMFYFLAMLALTDLCMGLSTVHTVLGILWGFLQEISLDACIAQSYFIHGLSFMESSVLLAMSFDRYIAICNPLRYSSILTNDRILKIGVAILCRSSMLIPPVIIRLKFLNYCRPHFLSHSFCLHQDLIRMACSDIRFNSFYALSLVICTLLLDAVLILASYVMILHTVLSIASREERIKSLQTCVSHISAVLVFYIPIIGLTMVHRFGKHLSPLVQVLMGNIYILFPPLMNPIIYSIKTQQIRVRIQRLFSLNGI; this is encoded by the coding sequence ATGTCAAACTTAAGTACCTCTAGATTTGTTCTTACTGGATTTCCTGGCCTGGAAGTCTACTACTTCTTTGCCATTCCTTTCTCAACCATCTATGCAATGGTGTTCCTGGGAAACTGCATGATACTTCATGTAATCCGAACAGAGTCAAGTCTGCACCAGCCCATGTTCTATTTCCTGGCCATGTTAGCCCTCACAGACCTATGCATGGGGCTGTCTACTGTGCACACGGTGCTGGGAATTCTTTGGGGATTTCTTCAAGAGATCAGCCTTGATGCCTGCATTGCACAGTCTTACTTCATCCATGGTTTGTCCTTCATGGAGTCCTCTGTCCTCCTCGCCATGTCCTTTGATCGCTACATTGCCATTTGCAACCCTCTACGCTATTCCTCCATCCTAACCAATGACAGAATCCTGAAAATCGGAGTGGCCATCTTATGTAGGAGTTCTATGCTCATTCCTCCAGTTATTATCCGCCTGAAGTTCTTAAATTACTGCAGGCCTCATTTCCTCTCCCACTCTTTCTGCCTGCACCAAGACTTGATTCGAATGGCTTGTTCAGATATCCGCTTTAACAGTTTCTATGCTCTGTCTCTGGTGATTTGCACCCTGTTACTGGATGCAGTGCTCATTCTTGCCTCCTACGTGATGATCCTGCACACAGTTCTATCGATTGCATCCAGGGAGGAGAGAATCAAGTCTTTGCAAACATGTGTATCTCACATCTCTGCTGTTTTGGTTTTCTACATCCCCATTATTGGTCTGACTATGGTTCACCGCTTTGGGAAGCATCTCTCTCCTCTGGTTCAGGTCCTCATGGGCAACATTTATATCCTTTTCCCACCCTTGATGAACCCCATTATATACAGTATCAAGACTCAGCAGATCCGAGTGAGAATTCAGAGACTGTTTTCCTTGAATGGAATCTAA
- the Olfr623 gene encoding olfactory receptor 623: protein MPVIWLNTSTYPFLLTGFPGLEKSHHLISLPLLMAYIFILLGNGTLLFLIKDDHNLHEPMYYFLGMLAATDLGVTLTTMPTVLGVLWFNHREIGHGACFSQAYFIHSFSIVESGVLLAMAYDRFIAIRNPLRYTTILTDIKVIKIGIGVVMRAGLSIMPIIIRLNWFPYCRSHVLSHAFCLHQDVIKLACADITFNRLYPIVVVFCMGLLDFLIICFSYILILKTVMGIASTDERAKALNTCVSHICCILVFYVTVVGLTFIHRFGKNIPHIVHITMSYICFLFPPFMNPVIFSIKTKQIQSGLLRLFSLPYSRTRL, encoded by the coding sequence ATGCCTGTAATTTGGCTCAACACCTCAACCTACCCATTCCTGCTCACAGGCTTCCCAGGTCTGGAGAAATCCCATCACCTGATCTCCCTCCCATTACTGATGGCCTATATCTTCATATTGCTTGGCAACGGCACCCTCCTTTTCCTCATTAAGGATGACCACAACCTCCATGAGCCCATGTATTATTTCTTAGGTATGCTGGCAGCTACGGATCTTGGAGTAACATTGACCACCATGCCCACAGTGCTGGGTGTACTATGGTTCAATCACAGGGAAATTGGCCATGGAGCCTGCTTCTCTCAGGCCTATTTTATCCATAGTTTCTCTATTGTGGAGTCGGGGGTCTTGCTTGCCATGGCCTATGACCGTTTCATTGCCATTCGCAACCCATTAAGATATACCACCATCCTTACTGATATTAAGGTAATAAAGATTGGCATAGGCGTAGTGATGAGGGCTGGTCTTTCAATCATGCCAATAATCATTCGACTGAATTGGTTTCCCTATTGTCGCTCCCATGTACTCTCCCATGCTTTCTGTCTACACCAAGATGTCATCAAGCTAGCCTGTGCTGACATCACATTCAATCGTCTCTATCCTATTGTTGTTGTATTTTGCATGGGACTTTTGGattttttgattatttgtttctCCTACATTTTGATTCTCAAGACTGTCATGGGCATTGCTTCTACAGATGAGCGGGCCAAGGCTCTCAACACATGTGTCTCCCATATCTGTTGCATCTTGGTCTTCTATGTCACTGTGGTTGGTTTGACATTTATTCACAGGTTTGGAAAGAATATTCCTCATATTGTACATATAACAATGAGCTACATCTGCTTCCTTTTCCCCCCATTTATGAACCCTGTCATCTTCAGTATTAAGACCAAACAGATTCAGAGTGGTTTGCTTCGCTTGTTCTCACTGCCTTATTCTAGAACTCGACTCTGA